The genomic window AGATGTTTGGAAAAACGAGTTCGGGAAATATCATTTTTTACGAAATTTTTTGCGGATGGTCTATGCTGATGGTGATCTATTTGTTTTCAGGGCAAATTTTTCATATGAATGAAATAAGTTATAGAGATATTGCGTTAATATGCTTATTGGCGAGTGTTTTTACTGCTTTTCCCATGCTGGAATCTGTAAAATTAATGAAGTATATTTCACCCTTTACTTTAATTTTAACAGTTAATTTAGAGCCGGTTTACGGAATTATATTAGCTTTTTTTATCTTTGGAGAATCGGAACATATGAGTTCTATTTTTTATATCGCTTCATTTGTAATGATATTGGCAATTGTTATCAATGGGTTCATAAAAGCAAAAAAACAAAAACAACTTAATTAAGCATCGCCTAGATATGATGAAAAAATACCTTTTAATACTATTTTCCTTCGCTTTTGGACTTTCACAGTCGCAGATTATAAGAAAATATTCCAACGAATTTTTAAATATTGGAGCTGGCGCAAGAGGATTGGCAATGGGAGGAGCGGTAATTTCCAATCAAAATGATGTTTATTCTCCCATGTGGAATCCTGCAGGTCTTTTGTCTATAGAAAGAGACTGGCAAGGGGCAGCCATGCACGCAGAATATTTTGAATCGATTGCCAAATATGATTATTTAGCCTATGCGAAAGTGCTGGAAGAAGGCGTTTTTGGAGTTTCTGTGGTGAGATTGGGAGTTGATAATATTTTGAATACAACTCAAATGATTGACTCCGAAGGAAATATTGATTATGATAAAATCACCAAGTTTTCTCAATCAGATTACGCGGCATTGCTTTCTTATGCTTTTCACCCGGGAGGAAATCAGAAGCTAGATGTAGGGATAAATGCTAAAATTGTCTATCGGAATGTCGGAAAATTTGCAAGTGGATATGGTTTCGGGTTTGATGTAGGGGCAATCTATAAAGGTGACAACGGATGGAAGTTCGGGGGAATGCTTCGTGATGCAACGACCACCGTTAACTTCTGGACGATTAATCAAAACGAATTATCAACTGTTGTGAATGGGGAGGAATTTAACCCGACCCCGTCTGATAAAATGGAACTTACCATGCCTAAACTGAATGTTGGGGCAAGTAAGTTATTT from Chryseobacterium camelliae includes these protein-coding regions:
- a CDS encoding PorV/PorQ family protein — translated: MMKKYLLILFSFAFGLSQSQIIRKYSNEFLNIGAGARGLAMGGAVISNQNDVYSPMWNPAGLLSIERDWQGAAMHAEYFESIAKYDYLAYAKVLEEGVFGVSVVRLGVDNILNTTQMIDSEGNIDYDKITKFSQSDYAALLSYAFHPGGNQKLDVGINAKIVYRNVGKFASGYGFGFDVGAIYKGDNGWKFGGMLRDATTTVNFWTINQNELSTVVNGEEFNPTPSDKMELTMPKLNVGASKLFEINSSVYVLPEAGLNIDFAKTAALISSDIASITPYAGAELGYQKMIFVRLGVNRFQSITDIEDLKRKVSFQPSAGIGIRYRGLTLDYAISNSGIGGSNFYSNFFSLKLDMGEFRND